A genomic segment from Saprospiraceae bacterium encodes:
- the ftsY gene encoding signal recognition particle-docking protein FtsY → MSFFSKFFSKEKKEDLDKGLEKTKTSFLGKLSKAIAGKSTVDVEVLDELENILVSSDVGLDTTIKIIERIEERVAKDKYLNTSELNEILRDEIVQLLAENNTVDVEDFSFPTDDFPCIILVVGVNGVGKTTTIGKIAHQYHSQGKKVVLGAGDTFRAAAVDQLEIWSKRVGCDFYSKGMNTDPAAVAYETVEYAIKNKCDVAIIDTAGRLHTKINLMKELTKIKRSISKKMESAPHEVLLVLDATTGQNAIEQAKHFTEATEVTALALTKLDGTAKGGVAIGISDQFKIPIKYIGVGEGINQLQIFNKRAFVDSFFS, encoded by the coding sequence ATGAGCTTTTTTTCAAAGTTTTTTAGTAAAGAAAAAAAAGAAGACCTCGACAAAGGCTTAGAAAAAACTAAAACTAGTTTCCTCGGTAAACTTTCCAAAGCCATCGCAGGAAAGTCTACGGTAGACGTTGAAGTCCTCGATGAATTGGAAAACATCCTGGTTTCTTCGGATGTGGGCTTGGATACTACCATCAAGATTATTGAACGGATAGAGGAACGCGTAGCCAAAGATAAATACCTCAACACCAGTGAACTCAACGAAATTCTTCGCGATGAAATCGTACAACTCCTAGCGGAAAATAATACGGTCGACGTGGAAGATTTTTCCTTCCCAACTGATGATTTTCCCTGTATTATTCTAGTGGTTGGTGTAAACGGCGTTGGCAAAACCACCACCATCGGTAAAATCGCCCACCAATATCATTCCCAAGGTAAAAAAGTAGTACTTGGTGCAGGAGATACCTTCCGAGCGGCGGCGGTCGACCAACTCGAAATTTGGTCCAAACGGGTGGGTTGTGATTTTTATAGCAAAGGCATGAATACCGACCCCGCTGCAGTGGCCTACGAAACAGTAGAATATGCGATAAAAAATAAATGTGATGTCGCCATTATCGATACCGCCGGGCGTTTGCATACCAAAATAAACCTGATGAAGGAGTTGACTAAGATCAAACGCTCCATCAGCAAAAAAATGGAATCGGCTCCTCACGAAGTTTTACTCGTCCTGGACGCTACCACTGGCCAAAATGCGATCGAACAGGCCAAACATTTCACCGAAGCAACAGAAGTTACGGCTTTAGCCCTTACCAAATTGGATGGAACTGCTAAAGGCGGAGTCGCTATCGGTATTTCTGACCAATTTAAAATTCCTATCAAATATATTGGTGTAGGAGAAGGCATCAACCAGTTACAAATTTTCAACAAAAGGGCTTTCGTCGATTCCTTCTTTAGTTAA
- a CDS encoding DUF4295 family protein → MAKVSKNARVAQRKANAGSGRDFVKVVQSVKNPKTGSYSYKEVMIHKDKVQELLAKK, encoded by the coding sequence ATGGCTAAGGTTTCAAAGAACGCAAGGGTAGCCCAACGTAAAGCGAACGCTGGTTCAGGTCGTGACTTCGTTAAGGTTGTGCAGAGTGTAAAAAATCCTAAAACAGGCTCTTACTCTTACAAAGAAGTAATGATCCACAAGGATAAAGTGCAAGAACTATTGGCAAAGAAATAA
- the rpmG gene encoding 50S ribosomal protein L33, which translates to MAKKSKGNRLQIILECTEHKTSGMPGTSRYVTQKNRKNTPDRLELKKFNPILKRVTVHREIK; encoded by the coding sequence ATGGCAAAGAAAAGTAAAGGAAATCGCCTCCAGATTATTTTGGAATGTACCGAGCACAAAACATCTGGTATGCCTGGCACTTCGCGGTATGTAACACAAAAGAACAGGAAGAATACGCCTGATCGATTAGAGCTCAAAAAATTTAATCCAATTCTTAAGCGCGTAACTGTTCACCGAGAAATCAAGTAA